A genomic region of Exiguobacterium sp. Helios contains the following coding sequences:
- the frr gene encoding ribosome recycling factor, with protein MSQAIMKQAEERMEKAHLSLKKELATLRAGRANVSILDPVQVDYYGSPTPLNQVANVNTPEARLILITPWDKSMVTEIEKAIQRADLGLAPSSDGTVIRLAIPPLTEDRRKELVKLVKKYTEEGKVALRNIRRDTNEQLKKQEKDGVLTEDDLRGYTEDVQTLTDKFVKVLDQTATDKEQEIMEV; from the coding sequence ATGTCACAAGCAATCATGAAACAAGCAGAAGAACGGATGGAGAAAGCACATCTGTCATTGAAAAAAGAACTTGCGACGTTACGTGCAGGACGTGCGAACGTATCAATCCTTGATCCGGTTCAAGTGGACTACTATGGTTCACCGACACCACTCAATCAAGTCGCAAACGTCAACACACCGGAAGCGCGTTTGATTTTGATTACACCGTGGGATAAATCGATGGTGACAGAAATTGAAAAAGCGATTCAACGTGCAGACCTAGGGCTTGCTCCTTCTTCGGACGGGACAGTCATTCGATTAGCGATTCCACCATTGACAGAGGATCGTCGGAAAGAACTCGTGAAACTTGTCAAAAAGTACACGGAAGAAGGAAAAGTCGCTCTTCGGAACATTCGTCGTGATACGAACGAACAACTGAAAAAACAAGAAAAAGACGGCGTGTTGACTGAAGATGACCTCCGCGGTTACACAGAAGACGTTCAAACATTAACGGACAAATTCGTTAAAGTACTTGATCAAACGGCGACGGATAAAGAACAAGAAATTATGGAAGTATGA
- the pyrH gene encoding UMP kinase, which yields MQPKYNRIVLKLSGEALAGDQGFGIHPGIVNSISNQIKELVELNVEVAVVVGAGNIWRGKTGAELGMDRANADYMGMLATVMNSLALQDSLESVGVETRVQTSIEMRQVAEPYIRRRAMRHLEKGRVVIFAAGTGNPYFSTDTTAALRAAEIEAEVILMAKNNVDGVYSADPNVDPDAKKFETLSYLDVLKDGLQVMDSTATSLCMDNDIPLIVFSLMEEGNIKRVVIGDEIGTLVRGK from the coding sequence ATGCAACCGAAATATAACCGGATTGTGTTAAAATTGAGCGGAGAAGCGCTCGCAGGAGATCAAGGGTTCGGAATTCATCCTGGGATTGTCAATTCGATTTCGAATCAAATTAAAGAACTAGTCGAATTGAACGTAGAAGTCGCAGTCGTCGTAGGTGCAGGAAACATTTGGCGCGGTAAGACGGGAGCGGAGCTTGGGATGGACCGGGCAAATGCCGATTATATGGGGATGCTTGCGACCGTCATGAACTCGCTCGCTTTACAAGATAGCCTGGAATCCGTTGGTGTCGAAACACGTGTTCAGACGTCGATTGAAATGCGACAAGTCGCTGAACCATACATCCGCCGTCGGGCAATGCGTCATCTTGAAAAAGGACGGGTTGTTATCTTTGCAGCCGGAACAGGGAATCCGTATTTCTCAACAGATACGACAGCGGCGCTTCGGGCAGCTGAAATCGAGGCGGAAGTCATCTTAATGGCGAAAAACAACGTCGATGGCGTCTACTCGGCTGATCCAAATGTTGATCCAGATGCGAAGAAATTTGAGACATTATCTTACTTGGATGTTCTTAAAGACGGTCTTCAAGTCATGGATTCAACGGCAACATCACTTTGTATGGACAATGACATCCCGCTCATCGTATTCTCGTTGATGGAAGAAGGAAACATTAAACGAGTCGTCATCGGTGATGAAATCGGGACACTTGTAAGGGGGAAATAA
- the tsf gene encoding translation elongation factor Ts: MAITAAMVKELREKTGAGMLDCKKALVEADGDMNAAIDFLREKGIAKAAAKGDRIAAEGLTAVAVNGNKAALVEINSETDFVAKNERFQSLVQNIADAVLRNGSETAEAALASEYEAGKTIDTYISEEASTIGEKISLRRVALFAKEDNAAFGSYLHMGGRIGSVVVVEGTTDETVAKDIAMHIAAARPLYVDRSSVTEEEKAREEKVLTEQALNEGKPANIVEKMIAGRMNKFYEEICLVDQTFVKDPDFKVGKYVESKGGKIVSFVRFEVGEGMEKREENFAEEVMNQLKK, translated from the coding sequence ATGGCTATTACAGCAGCTATGGTAAAAGAACTTCGTGAAAAAACTGGTGCAGGGATGCTTGACTGCAAAAAAGCACTCGTCGAAGCTGATGGGGACATGAACGCAGCAATCGACTTCTTGCGTGAAAAAGGAATCGCTAAAGCAGCAGCTAAAGGCGACCGGATTGCAGCAGAAGGTTTGACAGCTGTCGCAGTTAACGGCAACAAAGCAGCACTTGTTGAAATCAACTCAGAAACAGATTTCGTTGCGAAAAACGAACGTTTCCAATCACTCGTTCAAAACATTGCAGACGCAGTACTCCGCAATGGTTCTGAAACGGCTGAAGCAGCACTTGCTTCTGAATACGAAGCAGGAAAAACAATCGACACATACATCTCAGAAGAAGCATCAACAATCGGAGAGAAAATTTCACTTCGTCGTGTAGCGCTCTTCGCTAAAGAAGACAACGCAGCATTCGGTTCTTACCTCCACATGGGTGGTCGTATCGGTTCTGTCGTCGTCGTCGAAGGCACAACAGACGAAACTGTTGCAAAAGATATCGCAATGCACATTGCTGCAGCGCGCCCACTTTACGTCGACCGTTCTTCTGTCACAGAAGAAGAAAAAGCACGTGAAGAAAAAGTTCTTACAGAGCAAGCACTCAACGAAGGCAAACCTGCTAACATCGTTGAGAAAATGATTGCTGGTCGTATGAACAAATTCTACGAAGAAATCTGCCTCGTTGACCAAACATTCGTCAAAGATCCAGACTTCAAAGTTGGTAAATATGTAGAATCTAAAGGCGGAAAAATCGTTTCATTCGTACGCTTCGAAGTTGGAGAAGGTATGGAGAAACGTGAAGAAAACTTCGCTGAAGAAGTAATGAACCAACTTAAAAAATAA
- a CDS encoding FliA/WhiG family RNA polymerase sigma factor, protein MREELQQLWNQWLSTRDVAVADQLLLNYEPLVHYHVQRLSATLPKSVDRDELKSLGMMGLYDALQKFDQNHNNKFDTYAAFRIRGAILDGLRKIDWLPRSLREKSKRVEAAVEILEQSLQRTPTIDEVSSIVDMNPEEVKTALAESYFANILSIDEAVTLQDEGKAMAVSYLDPDAATPEDTLLMRELISKLAEEVEQLSEKEQYVVSLFYFEELTLTEIGEVLGLSTSRISQIHSKALRKLKQALGSAYLSDRVAM, encoded by the coding sequence ATGCGTGAGGAATTACAACAACTTTGGAATCAATGGCTATCGACGCGTGATGTAGCGGTAGCTGACCAGTTACTGCTAAATTATGAACCTCTTGTGCACTACCACGTTCAGCGTCTCAGCGCGACACTTCCGAAGAGCGTCGATCGTGATGAATTAAAAAGTCTTGGGATGATGGGATTGTATGATGCTCTTCAAAAATTCGACCAAAATCACAATAATAAATTTGATACGTATGCAGCATTTCGTATTCGCGGCGCCATTTTAGACGGCTTACGAAAAATTGATTGGTTACCCCGGTCGTTACGGGAAAAATCAAAGCGGGTCGAAGCTGCTGTCGAGATTTTAGAACAAAGTCTTCAACGGACCCCGACGATTGATGAAGTTTCATCGATTGTTGATATGAACCCGGAAGAAGTCAAGACGGCACTTGCTGAGAGCTATTTTGCGAATATTCTATCGATCGATGAAGCAGTGACGCTTCAAGACGAAGGAAAAGCGATGGCCGTTTCCTATCTGGATCCAGATGCAGCGACACCTGAGGATACACTTTTGATGCGCGAGCTGATTTCGAAGCTTGCCGAAGAAGTGGAGCAATTGTCCGAGAAGGAACAATACGTTGTGTCCCTCTTTTACTTTGAAGAACTGACATTGACGGAAATCGGGGAAGTACTTGGCCTATCTACTTCACGAATTTCACAGATTCATTCGAAAGCGCTCCGAAAACTGAAACAAGCGTTAGGAAGTGCTTATCTTTCTGACCGCGTCGCGATGTGA
- the rpsB gene encoding 30S ribosomal protein S2: protein MAVISMKQLLEAGVHFGHQTRRWNPKMAKYIFTERNGIYIIDLQKTVKKVDEAYNFIREVASEGGNVLFVGTKKQAQDTVKEEAIRAGQYFINERWLGGTLTNFSTIKKRINRLKQLEKMEENGTFEVLPKKEVIILKKEMTRLEKFLGGIKDMPGVPDALFIVDPRKERIAIAEAHKLNIPIVAIVDTNCDPDEIDYVIPANDDAIRAVKLLTGKMADAILEVKQGEDNVAPETTEEVVADAE, encoded by the coding sequence ATGGCAGTAATCTCGATGAAACAATTGTTAGAAGCTGGTGTACACTTCGGTCACCAAACACGCCGTTGGAACCCAAAAATGGCAAAATACATCTTCACAGAACGTAACGGAATCTACATCATTGACCTACAAAAAACGGTTAAAAAAGTAGACGAAGCTTACAACTTCATCCGTGAAGTAGCGTCTGAAGGCGGAAACGTTCTTTTCGTTGGTACGAAAAAACAAGCTCAAGACACTGTGAAAGAAGAAGCAATCCGTGCTGGTCAATACTTCATCAACGAACGTTGGTTAGGTGGAACACTCACGAACTTCTCTACAATCAAAAAACGTATCAACCGTTTAAAACAACTCGAAAAAATGGAAGAGAACGGTACATTCGAAGTTCTTCCTAAAAAAGAAGTCATCATTCTTAAAAAAGAAATGACTCGTCTTGAGAAATTCCTCGGCGGTATCAAAGATATGCCAGGCGTTCCAGATGCACTCTTCATCGTTGACCCACGCAAAGAGCGTATCGCGATTGCAGAAGCACACAAACTCAACATCCCAATCGTTGCGATCGTTGACACAAACTGTGATCCGGACGAAATCGACTACGTCATCCCAGCAAACGACGATGCGATCCGTGCAGTCAAATTGCTTACTGGTAAAATGGCTGACGCAATCCTCGAAGTTAAACAAGGCGAAGATAACGTAGCACCTGAAACTACTGAAGAAGTAGTAGCAGACGCTGAGTAA